One genomic segment of Clostridium estertheticum subsp. estertheticum includes these proteins:
- the rpsG gene encoding 30S ribosomal protein S7 translates to MPRKGYIAKRDVLPDPMYNSKVVTKLINNVMEDGKRGVAQKICYEAFDIIKEKTGKEPLEVFEAALNNVMPLLEVKARRIGGANYQVPIEVRPERRQTLGLRWLLIAADNRGEKYAREKLANELLEASNNTGAAVKKREDIHKMAEANKAFAHYRY, encoded by the coding sequence GTGCCGAGAAAAGGATATATTGCAAAAAGAGATGTATTACCAGATCCTATGTACAACAGCAAAGTCGTTACAAAGTTAATAAACAATGTAATGGAGGATGGTAAAAGAGGAGTAGCACAGAAAATATGCTATGAAGCTTTTGACATAATCAAAGAAAAGACAGGTAAAGAACCTTTAGAGGTTTTTGAAGCTGCATTAAATAATGTTATGCCGTTACTTGAAGTAAAAGCTAGAAGAATAGGTGGAGCAAATTATCAAGTGCCTATCGAAGTTAGACCTGAGAGAAGACAAACATTAGGATTAAGATGGTTATTAATCGCTGCTGATAACAGAGGCGAGAAATATGCAAGAGAAAAACTTGCTAATGAGTTACTTGAGGCTTCAAACAACACTGGAGCAGCAGTAAAGAAAAGAGAAGACATCCACAAGATGGCTGAAGCTAATAAGGCTTTCGCTCATTACAGATATTAA
- the rpsL gene encoding 30S ribosomal protein S12, whose translation MPTINQLIRKGRKTLATKSAAPALKNCPQKRGVCTVVKTTTPKKPNSALRKVARVRLTNGYEVTAYIPGVGHNLQEHSVVLIRGGKVKDLPGVRYHIIRGTLDSAGVAGRLQSRSKYGTKRPKQAKK comes from the coding sequence ATGCCAACTATTAACCAATTAATAAGAAAAGGCAGAAAGACATTAGCTACAAAATCAGCTGCACCAGCATTAAAAAATTGCCCACAAAAAAGAGGCGTTTGTACAGTAGTTAAAACTACAACTCCTAAGAAGCCAAACTCAGCATTAAGAAAAGTTGCAAGAGTAAGACTTACAAACGGATATGAAGTTACTGCGTATATTCCAGGTGTAGGCCATAACTTACAAGAACATAGTGTTGTTCTTATAAGAGGTGGAAAAGTTAAGGATTTACCAGGAGTTAGATACCACATCATCAGAGGAACATTAGATTCAGCTGGAGTTGCAGGAAGACTACAAAGTAGATCAAAATATGGTACTAAAAGACCAAAGCAGGCAAAAAAATAA
- a CDS encoding ribosomal L7Ae/L30e/S12e/Gadd45 family protein, with product MVDKIVGQKVVGVKQTLKALKNNQGKVLYIAKDADNSITEPILKLAKVNSLQIVFVDTMKELGNLCDIDVASATALRFED from the coding sequence ATGGTAGATAAAATTGTAGGTCAGAAAGTCGTTGGAGTTAAACAAACCCTAAAAGCATTAAAGAATAATCAGGGTAAGGTTTTGTATATAGCCAAAGATGCTGATAATAGTATTACTGAGCCTATTTTAAAATTAGCCAAAGTTAATTCCCTGCAAATAGTATTTGTAGACACAATGAAAGAACTAGGAAATCTTTGTGACATAGATGTTGCATCAGCAACAGCATTGCGTTTTGAAGATTAA
- the rpoC gene encoding DNA-directed RNA polymerase subunit beta', producing the protein MFEFNNFDAIQIGLASPEQIREWSKGEVKKPETINYRTLKPERDGLFCERIFGPIKDWECHCGKYKRVRYKGIVCDRCGVEVTKSKVRRERMGHIELAAPVSHIWYFKGIPSRMGLILDMSPRSLEKILYFASYVVLDPKETSLLRKQILSEKEYREAIDKFGNDSFVAGMGAESVKVLLQGINLEELSKELKEDLKTSTGQKRIRSIRRLDVSESFRKSKNKPEWIIIDVIPVIPPDLRPMVQLDGGRFATSDLNDLYRRVINRNNRLKKLLDLGAPDIIVRNEKRMLQEAVDALIDNGRRGRPVTGPGNRPLKSLSDMLKGKQGRFRQNLLGKRVDYSGRSVIVVGPELQMYQCGLPKEMALELFKPFVMKKLVGSGVAHNIKSAKRMVERVMPQVWDVLEEVIADHPVLLNRAPTLHRLGIQAFQPILVEGRAIKLHPLVCTAYNADFDGDQMAVHVPLSVEAQAEARFLMLAAHNIMKPSDGKPVCVPTQDMVLGAYYLTIDKDGAKGEGRAFSSPDEVMMAYQVKDIAIHAKIKVKVSGVVNGISVTSVIETTPGKLIFNETIPQDLGFIDRSIPGNELNCEIDFLVSKKNLGSIIDKCYLKYGPSETSKMLDKIKAKGYHYSTIGAITVATSDMQVPEAKKELLRDADETVNKIEKMYRRGFISEEERYQRVIEKWTKTTEDVANALMDSLDKFNPIFMMADSGARGSKSQIKQLAGMRGLMANPSGKIIELPIRASFRDGLTVLEYFISTHGARKGNADTALKTADSGYLTRRLVDVCQDVIVRHEDCGTNEGFEVSEICDGSEVIEQLVERLTGRYSAEDIIHPKTGKVIVPKGEYMDINLAQEVQNSGVKKVMIRSVFTCKAKIGVCAKCYGMNMATSQKINIGEAVGIIAAQSIGEPGTQLTMRTFHTGGVAGSDITQGLPRVEELFEARKPKGLAIVSDVTGSVKMEDTKKKRVVIVIGDAGEELSYDIPFGSRLKVANGDRIEAGDEIIEGSVNPHDILRIKGVNGVKNYLSSEVQKVYRLQGVDINDKHLEVVVRQMTRKVKIEESGDTELLPGNLVDIFAFEDANSKVESEGGVSAVGKISLLGITKAALATESFLSAASFQETTRVLTDAAIKGKIDPLLGLKENVIIGKLIPAGTGMTRYRTIKINTEDEVKVESENDLEL; encoded by the coding sequence TTGTTTGAATTTAATAATTTTGATGCTATTCAAATAGGATTAGCATCACCGGAACAAATTAGAGAATGGTCGAAAGGTGAAGTAAAAAAACCTGAGACTATAAACTATAGAACTTTAAAACCTGAAAGAGATGGACTTTTTTGCGAGCGTATATTTGGACCAATAAAAGATTGGGAATGTCACTGCGGAAAATACAAGAGAGTAAGATATAAGGGAATAGTTTGTGATAGATGTGGTGTTGAAGTTACGAAATCAAAAGTAAGACGTGAAAGAATGGGGCATATAGAACTTGCTGCTCCAGTATCTCACATTTGGTATTTTAAAGGAATACCATCTCGTATGGGACTTATTTTAGATATGTCACCTAGATCACTAGAAAAAATTCTTTATTTTGCTTCTTATGTAGTATTGGATCCAAAAGAAACATCACTACTAAGAAAGCAAATCCTTAGTGAAAAAGAATATAGAGAAGCTATTGATAAATTTGGAAATGATAGCTTTGTTGCTGGTATGGGTGCAGAGTCTGTTAAAGTACTTCTACAAGGTATAAACTTAGAGGAACTATCTAAGGAATTAAAAGAAGACTTAAAAACAAGTACAGGACAAAAAAGAATTAGAAGTATAAGAAGGCTGGATGTATCAGAGTCATTTAGAAAATCTAAAAACAAGCCTGAGTGGATTATAATTGATGTAATACCTGTAATACCACCTGATTTAAGGCCAATGGTACAATTGGATGGAGGGAGATTTGCTACTTCTGATTTGAACGATTTATATAGAAGAGTGATAAACAGGAATAACAGACTTAAAAAACTTTTAGATTTAGGAGCTCCAGACATAATCGTTAGAAATGAAAAAAGAATGCTTCAAGAAGCTGTAGATGCATTAATTGATAACGGAAGACGTGGAAGACCAGTTACAGGACCAGGTAATAGACCTTTAAAATCTTTATCTGACATGTTAAAAGGTAAACAAGGAAGATTTAGACAAAATCTACTTGGAAAACGTGTTGATTATTCTGGACGTTCGGTTATAGTTGTTGGACCAGAACTTCAAATGTATCAATGTGGTCTTCCAAAGGAAATGGCTTTAGAATTATTTAAGCCTTTTGTTATGAAAAAGCTAGTTGGTAGTGGAGTGGCTCATAATATTAAGAGTGCTAAGAGAATGGTTGAGAGGGTTATGCCTCAAGTATGGGATGTATTAGAAGAAGTAATAGCTGATCATCCGGTATTATTAAATCGTGCACCTACGCTGCATAGACTTGGAATTCAAGCTTTCCAACCTATATTAGTAGAGGGTAGGGCTATTAAGCTACATCCACTTGTATGTACAGCTTATAACGCTGACTTTGATGGAGATCAAATGGCAGTACATGTACCTTTATCTGTTGAAGCTCAAGCTGAAGCAAGATTCTTAATGCTTGCAGCTCACAATATAATGAAACCGTCAGATGGTAAACCAGTTTGTGTACCTACTCAAGATATGGTTTTAGGAGCTTACTACTTAACTATTGATAAAGATGGTGCAAAAGGTGAGGGAAGAGCATTCTCATCACCAGATGAAGTAATGATGGCATATCAAGTAAAGGATATTGCTATTCATGCAAAAATTAAAGTTAAGGTATCCGGCGTTGTTAATGGCATTAGTGTAACTTCTGTTATAGAAACTACACCAGGAAAATTAATATTTAATGAAACTATACCTCAAGATTTAGGATTTATTGATAGAAGTATTCCTGGCAATGAACTTAATTGTGAAATAGATTTCTTAGTAAGTAAAAAGAATCTTGGTAGCATTATTGATAAATGTTACTTAAAATATGGTCCTTCAGAAACTTCTAAGATGTTAGATAAGATAAAGGCCAAAGGTTATCATTACTCAACAATTGGAGCAATTACTGTTGCTACATCTGATATGCAAGTTCCAGAAGCTAAAAAAGAATTGTTAAGAGATGCTGATGAAACTGTAAATAAGATTGAGAAAATGTATAGACGAGGATTTATATCTGAGGAAGAAAGATACCAAAGAGTAATAGAAAAATGGACTAAGACTACAGAAGATGTAGCAAATGCATTAATGGATAGTTTGGATAAATTTAATCCGATATTCATGATGGCAGATTCAGGAGCCAGAGGGTCTAAGAGCCAGATTAAACAATTGGCTGGTATGAGAGGCCTGATGGCTAATCCATCAGGTAAGATAATAGAGTTACCAATTAGAGCGTCATTTAGGGATGGACTAACCGTATTAGAGTATTTTATCTCAACACATGGAGCTAGAAAAGGTAATGCAGATACAGCACTTAAGACTGCCGATTCAGGTTATCTAACAAGAAGACTTGTTGATGTATGTCAAGATGTTATAGTAAGACACGAAGATTGTGGAACAAACGAAGGGTTTGAGGTTTCAGAGATTTGTGATGGTAGCGAGGTAATTGAACAATTAGTTGAAAGATTAACTGGGAGATATTCTGCTGAAGATATTATTCATCCAAAGACAGGCAAAGTAATAGTTCCTAAGGGTGAATATATGGACATAAATTTAGCACAAGAAGTTCAAAATTCTGGTGTTAAAAAAGTTATGATTAGATCAGTATTTACATGTAAGGCTAAAATCGGTGTTTGTGCTAAATGTTATGGAATGAATATGGCAACTTCTCAAAAAATAAATATTGGAGAAGCCGTAGGAATAATTGCAGCTCAATCTATCGGAGAACCAGGGACACAACTTACAATGAGAACATTCCATACTGGTGGAGTAGCAGGATCAGATATTACTCAAGGTCTTCCAAGGGTTGAGGAATTATTTGAAGCTAGAAAGCCAAAAGGACTTGCAATAGTAAGTGATGTAACTGGTAGCGTTAAAATGGAAGATACTAAGAAAAAGAGAGTCGTAATTGTAATTGGTGATGCAGGAGAAGAATTAAGTTACGATATACCATTTGGTTCAAGATTAAAAGTTGCAAATGGTGATAGAATTGAGGCTGGAGACGAAATAATTGAGGGTTCAGTTAATCCGCATGATATTTTAAGAATCAAAGGCGTTAATGGAGTTAAAAATTATTTATCATCAGAGGTACAAAAAGTTTATAGACTTCAAGGTGTTGATATTAATGATAAGCATTTAGAGGTTGTTGTAAGACAGATGACAAGAAAAGTAAAAATTGAGGAATCTGGAGATACTGAACTACTTCCAGGAAATTTAGTTGATATTTTTGCTTTTGAAGATGCTAATTCAAAAGTTGAATCTGAAGGTGGCGTATCTGCTGTAGGCAAGATATCACTACTAGGTATAACTAAAGCCGCACTTGCAACAGAATCGTTCTTGTCAGCAGCATCATTCCAAGAGACAACAAGAGTTCTTACTGATGCAGCTATTAAGGGTAAAATTGACCCATTGCTTGGATTAAAAGAAAATGTAATAATTGGAAAATTAATACCTGCAGGTACTGGTATGACAAGATATAGGACTATAAAGATAAATACTGAAGATGAAGTTAAGGTAGAAAGTGAAAATGATTTAGAACTATAA
- a CDS encoding DNA-directed RNA polymerase subunit beta has product MVHPVQLGKRTRMSFSKIPEVTDMPNLIEIQLDSYDWFLKEGLQEVFDDINPIQDYTGNLVLEFVGYKLDIENIKYTEEQCKERDTTYAAPLKVKVRLRNNETGEIKEQEVFMGDFPLMTPQGTFVINGAERVIVSQLVRSPGVYYNYSVDKTGKKLYSATVIPNRGAWLEYETDSNDIVYIRIDKTRKLPISILARAMMDNGSDLDLHQLLGEEERLKATIEKDNTKTREEALIEIYKRLRPGEPPTVDSAVSLIDSLFFDAKRYDLSRVGRYKFNKKLSINHRIANQIAAENIVNPTTGEVIVEKDQKIDRETALEIQNLGINVVDLQVEDRVIRVIGNNFVNLNKVVNFDISDLNIREMVHYPTLKEILDNYSDEEEIKEQIKANKTRLIPKHIIKDDMYATVSYELGLTYDIGYIDDIDHLGNRRIRSVGELLQNQFRIGLSRMERVVKERMTIQDQEGITPQALINIRPVAAAIKEFFGSSQLSQFMDQTNPLSELTNKRRLSALGPGGLSRERAGFEVRDVHYSHYGRMCPIETPEGPNIGLINSLASYAKVNEYGFIETPYRLIDKKTSIVTDKIVYMTADEEDSYLVAQASEPISEDGTFVDDKVTVRKTTEIMIVPKNEVDLMDISPRQIVSVATAMIPFLENDDASRALMGSNMQRQAVPLLKSQSPIVATGIEYRAAVDSGVLPKARNAGIVEYVSANEIKVRRDSDSGLDVYKILKFKRSNQGTCINQKPIVNKGEKVEVNSVLADGPSTDLGEIALGKNIRIGFVTWEGYNYEDAMLISEELVRDDIFTSVHIEEYESEARDTKLGPEEITRDIPNVGEDALKDIDEGGIIRIGAEIRSGDILVGKVTPKGETELTAEERLLRAIFGEKAREVRDTSLRVPHGEAGIIVDVKVFTRENGDELPPGVNELVRCYIAQKRKISVGDKMAGRHGNKGVISRVLPVEDMPFLPDGRPLQICLNPLGVPSRMNIGQVLEVHLGWAASELGWHIATPVFDGAQEEEIEACLIKAGYDADGKTDLYDGRTGEALDSRVTVGYMYILKLHHLVDDKIHARSTGPYSLVTQQPLGGKAQFGGQRFGEMEVWALEAYGSAHTLQEILTVKSDDVVGRVKTYEAIVKGENIPEPGVPESFKVLIKELQALCLNVKVLTDDREEIKIKESVDDEMEELNLNVNIEGSEDVVPESPTEEYVELIDEDEEVDVDINYDEVPLEDFGEDLELNDFNDEH; this is encoded by the coding sequence ATGGTACATCCTGTCCAACTAGGTAAGAGAACAAGAATGAGTTTTTCAAAGATTCCAGAAGTAACTGATATGCCAAATTTAATTGAGATACAGTTAGATTCTTATGATTGGTTTTTGAAAGAGGGACTTCAAGAAGTTTTTGATGATATAAATCCTATTCAAGATTATACTGGAAATCTTGTTCTAGAGTTCGTAGGATACAAACTTGATATAGAAAATATTAAGTATACTGAAGAACAATGTAAAGAAAGAGATACAACTTACGCAGCACCTTTAAAAGTTAAGGTTAGATTGCGTAATAATGAAACAGGTGAAATCAAGGAGCAAGAAGTCTTTATGGGAGATTTCCCACTGATGACACCACAAGGAACATTTGTTATCAACGGTGCAGAAAGAGTTATAGTAAGTCAATTGGTTAGATCACCAGGGGTTTACTACAATTATTCAGTTGACAAGACAGGAAAAAAACTATACTCAGCTACTGTAATTCCAAACAGAGGAGCATGGCTAGAGTATGAAACAGATTCTAACGATATCGTATATATTAGAATCGACAAGACTAGAAAATTGCCAATAAGTATCTTAGCAAGGGCTATGATGGATAATGGTAGTGATTTAGACTTACATCAATTATTGGGTGAAGAAGAAAGATTAAAAGCAACAATAGAAAAAGATAATACTAAAACAAGAGAAGAAGCTTTGATAGAAATATATAAGAGATTAAGACCAGGTGAACCACCTACAGTAGATAGTGCGGTATCTCTTATTGATTCATTATTCTTTGATGCGAAGAGATACGATTTGTCAAGAGTTGGTAGATATAAATTCAATAAAAAATTATCTATTAATCACAGAATCGCAAATCAAATCGCTGCTGAGAATATTGTCAACCCTACAACTGGTGAAGTTATAGTCGAAAAAGATCAAAAAATAGATAGAGAAACAGCTTTAGAAATTCAAAATCTAGGAATTAATGTTGTAGATCTTCAAGTTGAGGATAGAGTAATAAGAGTTATAGGAAATAATTTTGTTAACCTTAATAAGGTAGTTAACTTTGATATTTCTGACCTTAATATTAGAGAAATGGTTCATTATCCAACATTAAAAGAAATACTAGATAATTATAGTGATGAAGAAGAGATTAAAGAGCAAATAAAAGCCAATAAAACTAGATTGATACCAAAACATATAATTAAAGATGATATGTATGCTACAGTGAGCTACGAGTTAGGACTAACTTACGATATCGGTTATATTGATGATATTGATCATTTAGGAAATAGACGAATTAGATCTGTAGGAGAACTTTTACAGAATCAATTTAGAATAGGATTATCTAGAATGGAAAGAGTTGTTAAGGAAAGAATGACAATTCAAGACCAAGAAGGAATTACTCCTCAAGCACTTATAAACATAAGACCAGTAGCAGCAGCTATAAAAGAATTTTTTGGAAGTTCTCAACTTTCTCAATTCATGGATCAAACAAATCCATTATCAGAACTTACAAACAAAAGAAGATTATCTGCGCTAGGACCAGGTGGGCTTTCTAGAGAGAGAGCTGGCTTTGAAGTTAGGGACGTTCATTACTCACATTATGGTAGAATGTGTCCAATAGAGACGCCAGAAGGACCAAATATAGGGCTTATTAATTCACTTGCAAGTTACGCTAAGGTAAATGAATATGGATTTATCGAAACACCATATAGACTTATAGATAAGAAAACATCAATAGTTACAGACAAGATTGTTTATATGACTGCGGATGAAGAAGATTCATATCTAGTAGCACAAGCAAGTGAACCAATTAGTGAAGATGGTACTTTTGTAGATGATAAGGTAACTGTAAGAAAGACAACAGAAATAATGATCGTTCCAAAAAATGAAGTTGATTTAATGGATATATCACCAAGACAGATAGTTTCTGTTGCAACTGCTATGATTCCATTTCTTGAGAATGATGATGCAAGTCGTGCACTTATGGGTTCGAATATGCAGCGTCAAGCAGTACCACTATTAAAATCACAATCTCCAATTGTAGCTACTGGAATAGAATATAGAGCTGCAGTGGATTCTGGTGTTCTTCCGAAAGCTAGAAACGCCGGCATAGTTGAGTACGTAAGTGCTAACGAGATTAAAGTAAGAAGAGATTCAGATAGTGGACTCGATGTTTATAAAATTCTTAAGTTTAAAAGATCCAATCAGGGTACGTGTATAAATCAGAAACCTATAGTTAATAAAGGAGAGAAAGTCGAAGTAAACTCTGTTTTAGCAGATGGCCCTTCAACAGATCTTGGAGAAATAGCTTTAGGTAAGAACATCCGTATTGGGTTTGTAACTTGGGAAGGTTATAATTATGAGGATGCAATGCTAATATCTGAAGAACTTGTTCGTGATGATATTTTTACTTCAGTTCATATTGAAGAATACGAATCAGAAGCAAGAGATACTAAGCTTGGACCTGAAGAAATAACTAGAGACATCCCAAATGTTGGAGAAGATGCACTTAAAGACATAGATGAGGGTGGAATAATAAGAATTGGTGCTGAGATAAGATCTGGAGATATCCTTGTGGGAAAAGTAACCCCTAAAGGAGAAACAGAGCTTACCGCAGAGGAGAGATTATTAAGAGCAATATTTGGTGAAAAAGCAAGAGAAGTAAGAGATACATCACTTAGGGTGCCTCATGGCGAGGCTGGAATAATAGTCGATGTTAAGGTATTCACTAGAGAAAATGGTGATGAACTTCCACCGGGTGTAAATGAACTAGTTAGATGCTATATAGCTCAAAAAAGAAAGATATCTGTGGGCGATAAGATGGCAGGAAGACATGGTAATAAAGGAGTTATCTCAAGAGTATTACCAGTAGAAGATATGCCATTTTTACCAGATGGAAGACCGCTTCAAATATGCTTAAATCCACTAGGAGTTCCTTCTCGTATGAATATAGGTCAAGTACTTGAGGTTCATCTAGGATGGGCAGCTAGTGAATTAGGTTGGCACATTGCAACTCCAGTATTTGATGGTGCACAAGAGGAAGAAATTGAAGCGTGCTTGATAAAAGCAGGATATGATGCAGATGGAAAAACTGATTTGTATGATGGACGTACAGGAGAAGCACTTGATAGCAGAGTTACTGTTGGATATATGTATATCTTGAAATTACATCATCTAGTAGATGATAAAATACATGCTAGATCTACAGGACCATATTCGCTAGTAACACAGCAACCATTAGGTGGTAAAGCACAGTTTGGTGGCCAAAGATTTGGAGAAATGGAAGTTTGGGCACTAGAGGCCTATGGTTCAGCTCACACGTTGCAAGAGATTCTAACAGTTAAATCTGATGATGTTGTAGGTAGGGTTAAAACATATGAAGCAATTGTTAAGGGTGAAAATATCCCAGAACCGGGTGTACCTGAATCGTTTAAAGTTCTTATAAAAGAATTGCAAGCCTTATGTCTTAATGTTAAAGTTCTTACTGATGATAGGGAAGAAATTAAAATTAAAGAGTCAGTAGACGATGAAATGGAAGAATTAAATCTAAATGTTAACATAGAAGGTTCAGAAGATGTAGTGCCTGAGTCGCCAACTGAAGAGTACGTTGAACTTATTGATGAAGATGAAGAAGTAGATGTTGATATAAATTATGATGAAGTACCATTAGAAGATTTTGGTGAAGATTTAGAATTGAATGATTTTAATGATGAACATTAA
- the rplL gene encoding 50S ribosomal protein L7/L12 — translation MTREDIIQAIKDMSVLELNELVKTCEEEFGVSASAPVAAAGAATAVAEEKTEFDVILKAVGPNKIKVIKVVRELTGLGLKEAKDIVDGAPKTIKEAVSKDDAAAMKAKLEEVGGEAEVK, via the coding sequence ATGACAAGAGAAGATATTATTCAAGCTATAAAAGATATGAGTGTTTTAGAATTAAATGAACTAGTAAAAACTTGCGAAGAGGAATTTGGCGTAAGTGCTTCAGCACCAGTTGCTGCTGCAGGAGCGGCTACAGCTGTCGCTGAAGAAAAAACTGAATTTGACGTAATTTTAAAAGCTGTAGGACCTAACAAAATTAAAGTTATTAAAGTTGTTAGAGAATTAACTGGTCTTGGATTAAAAGAAGCTAAAGATATAGTTGATGGAGCTCCAAAAACTATAAAAGAAGCTGTAAGTAAAGATGATGCGGCTGCAATGAAAGCTAAACTTGAAGAAGTTGGCGGCGAAGCAGAAGTAAAATAA